The DNA window CCGGCGCACAGATATTCATAAAATTTTATTGATTGGATCTGGCCCGATCGTGATTGGCCAAGCTTGTGAATTTGATTACTCAGGAACGCAGGCATGCAGAGCACTCCGAAAAGAAGGGTATGAGGTTGTACTTATCAATTCCAACCCAGCTACAATCATGACCGATCCGATTACAGCGGATCGAATCTATATGGATGAATTGACAGCAGACTCAATCCGTCGTATTGTGGAAAAGGAGCGTCCAGATGCTGTGCTGCCAACTATGGGAGGTCAAACCGGATTGAACTTGGCCGATGAACTACAGCGGCAGGGATACTGGGAGGAGCAGGAGGTAAAAGTTATTGGTGTAGACATTGATGCAATTCATATCACGGAAGATCGACAGCAGTTTCGTGATTTGATGGAACAGATTGGTGTAGATCAGGCGAGAAGTCGGGTAGCCAAGAGTTTGCTTGAGGCCAAAGAGGTAATCCAATCTTTGGGCGGCTTGCCTGTAGTGATCCGACCATCTTTCACGCTTGGTGGCGCAGGAGGTGGGATCATATGGAGCCCAAGAGAGCTGGAACGCAAAATTATGCGTGGACTGGAGCTCTCTCCCGTTCATGAAGTTCTCGTGGAGGAATCGGTGTATGGTTGGAAGGAATTTGAATTGGAATTACTTCGGGATCGTAACGATAATGTGATCATCATTTGTACGATTGAGAATGTAGATCCCATGGGAGTTCACACGGGTGATTCTGTTACGGTGGCCCCCGCACAGACACTGACCGATAAGCAGTTTCAGCATATGCGGGACACCGCGATTCGGATGATGAGGTCCATTGGAACCTTCGCGGGAGGATGTAATGTCCAGTTTGGAATTAATCCAGTAGATGGACGCATGATTGCCATCGAGATCAACCCGCGCGTTTCCCGGTCATCCGCGTTGGCATCAAAGGCAACCGGGTACCCAATCGCGAAAGTAGCGGCGCGACTTGCGGTTGGTTATACCCTGGACGAACTCAAGAATGATGTGACCCAGACTACGAGTGCGTGTTTTGAACCTGCGATTGATTATGTGATTACTAAGATTCCTCGGTGGAATTTCGAGAAGTTTGAGGGGGTTGATGAGGAGTTGACGACGCAGATGAAAGCGGTCGGAGAGGTGATGTCCATTGGGAGAACCTTTACCGAAAGTCTACAGAAAGCCTGGCAGAGTCTGGAAATCGGCTATGCGGGATTAGGGGCGGACCGAGAGGATCCGAAGCGCCCTCATGTACGTGAGCGCCTGCAAAAATCCTATTGGGATCGAACGCTGCAAATCAGGAATGCATTTATCCACGGTGCATCCATGGATGAGGTGTACGATATCACCCGGGTTGACTATTGGTTTCTGCAGCAGATCAAGATGCTTGTTGATCTGGAAAATGAAACCCGTCAATTGCGCTTGCAGGACCTTACAGCAGAAAAACTTCTGAACCTGAAGCGGCATGGCTACTCCGATGTTCAGATTGCCTGGCTTGTCACGGACGAAGTCACGGAAGAAGAAGTACGTGCGCACCGGTTATCATTGGATATTAAATCTCAATTTCTCCTCGTAGATACGTGCGCTGGAGAATTCCCGGCAATCACGCCATATTTCTACTCCTCCTACGAAACCGAAAGTGAGAGCGTCGTTTCGGATCAGAAAAAAGTCGTCATCCTCGGTAGTGGCCCCAACCGGATTGGTCAGGGAATAGAATTCGACTATTCCTGCGTGCATGGTGTGCAGGCGGTACAAGAGATGGGGTATGAGGCAATCATGGTGAATTGCAACCCGGAGACCGTGTCAACTGACTTTGATATTGCAGACAAGCTCTACTTTGAGCCGGTATTCTGGGAACGGGTCCTTGATATTATTGAACACGAGCAGCCCGAAGGTGTCATTGTACAACTTGGCGGCCAGACCGCATTAAAACTGGCAGGCAAGTTGTCGGAGCGGGGGATCCGAATCTTTGGTACTCCCTATGATCGGATGGATTTGGCTGAGAATCGGGGCAAATTCTCCGACATCCTGAAAGAGTTGGAAATTCCGTTTCCCCCGTACGGGATGGCTCGGACCGTGTATGAAGCTGTGCGTGTTGCGGAATCCATTGGGTATCCTATTCTGGTTCGTCCCAGTTACGTCCTGGGAGGGCAGGGGATGAGGATTGCCATTAACAAGGAAGAAGTTGAGCGGTACGTTACAGATATTTATAAATTGTTGCCAGACAATGAAATTTTGCTTGATCTGTTTTTGAACAATGGGATTGAGGTTGATGTAGATGCCGTAAGGGATGCAGATGGAGAGGTATGGATTACAGGGATCATGCAGCACATTGAACCTGCAGGAGTACATTCAGGGGATTCGACAGCAGTCTTGCCTCCTCATTCTCTGGGTGAAACAGTTCTCGAAGAAATCAGGAAATACACAATTGCAATTGCAGATCGCTTGGAAGTTTTGGGATTGATGAATGTACAGATGGTTGTGCAGGATGAGTCGGTTTATGTGATCGAGGCAAACCCCCGTGCATCTCGCACGGTCCCGTTTGTTGCAAAGGCAACAGGGATCCCTGTTGCCCGAATTGCCAGTAAGGTCATCTTGGGAGCCAAGCTCAAGGAGTTTCGCAGTAAGGGAATGCTGGACTCCAAACTCAAAGGATACGCAATCAAAGAACCCGTATTCTCCTGGTCAAAGTTTCCTGAGGTTCGCAAGGAGTTGGGACCGGAAATGAAATCTACCGGCGAAACAATTGCCTTTGTAGATGCACTCACAGACAGGCACTTCAAACGTCCCTACGAAATGAGGAATCTCTATCTGTCGCGTTAACAGATGGCTGGACACAATAAATGGTCGAAAGTAAAGAGGCAAAAAGCGGTTACAGACAGCCGCCGTTCAAAGGTGTGGGCTGTGATTACTCGCGACATTATGGTTGCAGCCCGCGAAGGTGGAAAGGATCCAGATATGAATGCCCGGTTGGCTCTAGCCATCCAAAAAGCCAAGGGCAAGAATATGCCCAAGGAAAATATTGAGCGCGCGATCAAGCGTGGGGTAGGAGAGATTGAGGGACAGGATTATAAAGAATGTACTTATGAGGGATATAGTGCACAGGGTGTTGCCATCATGGTGGATGCACTGACCGATAATACAAACCGGACGGTTGCAGAGGTTCGTAGTGTATTTTCTAAGAGTGGTGGCAACTTGGCAAAATCGGGGAGTGTTGCGTATTTATTTGACCGTAAAGGCTTGATTCAGATTCGCTCAGATGCCATTGATGAACTGGAGCTCTTCGAACTAGCTGCTGACAGTGGGGCAGAGGATGTAGAAGAAGATGGTAATATATTTGTGGTGGTTACGCCGGTAGAAGCTTTTGAAACTGTTCAGGCCAAGATCTCTGCTGCCGAAGTCGAGATTGAGGAATCCCGTCTCGTTCGCGCTCCAATGACAACCGTTCAAAAATCGCCTGATCAGGTTCGCCAGACAGAAGCTCTGGTGGCAAAATTGGAGGATTTACAAGATGTGCAGGAGGTCTTCACGAATCTAGAGGTGTAATGCGGATTTTGGGTATAGATCCTGGTTCGTCACAAACCGGTTACGGCGTCATTGATGCCGATAATCGGGTGCACGGGTATGGGGTTGTTGCACTCACCGGGGATCATATGCTCCGCATCCAGACCATTTACCACGAGGTAACCAGGCTTGTAACGCAGCTAAAACCGAATACCTGTGCGATTGAAATGCCAGTATATGGAAGTAACCCGCAGGCAATGCTCAAACTTGGACGTGCCCAGGCAGCAGCAATGCTGGCGATTCTGAACCAAGGTCTATCCGTAGCACAGTACACACCAAAAACGGTGAAGCGGTCAGTTACGGGGAATGGGAATGCGAGCAAAGAGCAGGTTGCATATATGGTATCTAGCCTGCTGAAATTTGAAGGATTGAACGAGGGGGTCCCTCATGATGCATCGGATGCCTTGGCCGTTGCATTTTGCCATAAGGAGAGGGAGCTAACAGGTAAGAAGTCTGATCAGCCTCGCTATAGCGGATGGGCCGCATTTGTCCGGGAAAATCCGGACCGCGTGATTGAGGGTAAGTGAGGTAATTCTCGTGGAATTCGTACCCCATTCTGGCATGCGATCATGGCAGCAGTGAGCAGGGGGCCTGCGGTGTAATATCTCAAAATTGAGCACCTGACGTGGTGAAAATGCGTCTTTTTCCTCGGATAGGCGAGAAAAAATATTTTTTTTTCTCGCCAAGCTGGATTTAGGGGTTTTTACCTGAACATTGCTCATTAATCTGCGTTAGGGGCGCGTTGCAATTAACTATCCCAGACCCGTGCCGAAAAAACCTAAGACAAACAGTGAGTATCAGTTGGAGCGCCTGCCAGTCGTTCAGGTCTTCCACTGGAAAAGTCGATCCAAGCCCGCCCTGGAAAAAGGCGAGGAGGTCTATTATGGTCCCTTTCCAACTTCCTATGGAATTGGTGTAGTTCAAAATGTAACGAAAGGCCTCGTTTCGGTCGATTTTCGCGGCACGGGAAGTGCCCGTGTACATGAGGATGTCATCCACGAGCGTTACCTTGTTCCGCTCAAGGAAGCGGCTCTGTAGGGGACTGGCAAGCCTCCAGGCGGTTCGATTGAACCGCATAGTTTTTCATATTTTCGCCAAGCGCAAGATTGATGAATTTCGCGCTTGTTCGGGTGAGTTGTATCCATGAATTCTTTAGTTCTTCAGGGAGTTACCAAGTGTTTCGGCAAGGTCACTGCCGCTCAGGATATTTCGTTTACAGCTAGTTCCGGGCGGATTCTTGGACTTCTAGGGCCAAATGGTGCTGGAAAGACCACAACCATCCGTATGATCGCCAATATCTTTACGCCGGATGAAGGTACGGTTACATTTGGTGGACGTGAGGTGGGAGCATGGAGCCAAGAGAAAATGGGCTACCTTCCAGAAGAGCGGGGGCTATACAAAAAACTTAAGGTAAATGACCAACTGCGGTACCTAGCCGCGCTCAAGGGGCTGGGATCACAGGAGTCCGCCAGTAAAGTGGAGTACTGGCTGGATCGTCTTGGATTGACAAAATGGGGGGCACGAAAAGCTCAGGATCTATCGAAGGGGATGCAGCAAAAAGTACAATTCATTGCTACGGTGTTGGCAGATCCTCAACTGCTTATTCTGGATGAACCCTTTAGCGGGCTCGATCCAGTCAACAGCGAGCTGCTCCGGGAGATTATTGCCGAGATGAAGCAGCAAGGGCGGATTATCCTGTTCGCGAGTCATCGTATGGAGCAGGTGGAGCAGTTGTGCGATGACATTTGTCTGATTGCAAATGGGCGACTGGTGCTCAGCGGAGGTTTGAGGGAAATCAAAAATAGTTTTAAGCGCGAGAAGCTGGTCTTGGAATATGAAGGGGAGGTACCATTTCTGGATGCTATGCAGAAATCTGGCGAGATCCAGGTTCTGGAGCTCAGAGATGACGGGTGTGTTTTACGTATCTCGGAGGACTGTAATCCGAGAGCGTTGCTTGATCGCGTGTTATCGGTTCCTGATCTTGCGCTGTACCGTTTTGAGTTGCTTCAACCATCAATGAACGAAATATTCATTCGGACCGTGGGGGCCAGCGATGAGTCATAAGATCCTAGTGGTTACTCAGAGCGAGTTTATGCGCCGAGTGACCTCAAAAACCTTCATTTTGACTACGCTGTTGGGACCGGTACTGCTTGGAGGATTTATTGCGGCCATGATCGCGATCTCAGTCTCCACAATTGAGGATAGTCTCAACGAATCGTTCTCTACCGAGCCCCTTCGAATTGGCATCGCTGATGAGACAGGAGTTTTAGGAACTAGGATCATGGAGCAGGGCGCGGGTGAGAATACAATTGTGCTGATTGCACCTGATTCTGTCGAAGATGCAATGATCAATGGAGAGATCGATTCGTACGTCCACATTCCTTCAGAGATCATTACAACGAATGTACAACCAGTCCTGCACTCTATGGGTGGGGATAGATATGGAGTTCGGGTAACACTATCGGAAACCATTGAGAGATCCCTGAAAGATTTTCTTCTGGCCCAGAACAACGTTGCCCCGGATGTACGGGCAATTCTAGACCGATCCGTTTGGGTGGAATCGGTCGCCTATAATGAGGAACGGGAAGTAAGGGAGGAGGCTGAATCGGATGACGCGTACCTTGTCCTCGGAGGTATCCTTGGGATGCTGATGTACATGGGGATTCTTATCTATGGTACGTTGATCCTGTATGGAGCAATGGAGGAGAGAACGACACGGGTGGTTGAGGTGATTGTCTCCTCTGTTCGCCCATTTGATCTGCTGATGGGCAAGGTGCTGGGGATTGGCTTGGTAGGTTTTGCTCAGATGGCAACCTGGGCCGTAATGCTCGTCGGTGTTACGATATTGGCAGCACCACTGATAGAGCTATTCATCGATCCAGCAATGTATGATCTAGCGGCAGATGCAAGCACCCAGGAGCTCATGGCAGCAGCGGATATCCCGATACCAAGTATTTCGCCGGCCATACTGATTTGGTTTCTGCTCTACTTTGTAGGTGGTTATCTTCTCTATGGTGGGTTATTTGCCGCAGTCGGAACGATGGTTGACTCCCCGCAGGAGTCGCAGACCCTGCTACTTCCTCTGATGATGCCGATCATCATCTCGATCGTGTTCATGGGCACGGTCATTGTAGATCCGCATGGCTCGCTTGCTGTGGGTCTGTCGCTATTTCCCCTGACATCTTCGGTTCCAATGATCGTGCGCATTGCGATTGGTGGAGTCCCCCTTTGGCAGATTCTGCTGTCCTATGGACTACTTTTGGGTTCATTCCTGGCATCAATATGGGTCAGTGCACGAATTTATCGAGCAAGCCTTCTGATGTATGGAAAGAAGCCTTCCCTCAAGACGGTGATCGGGTATCTTCGAACTGGCTAAAGAGGTCTGGGCTTGTATTTCTGGCTTCCAACCGGAGAAGGGTTTCCTTGCGTTGGATCCCACCGCCGTATCCAGTCAGGTGGCCATTCGCACCGATCACCCGATGGCAGGGATAGACAATGGGGATTGGGTTTGAACCGTTCGCACGGCCTACAGCACGTGACAAGTTTACGTCGCCAAGTAGCCGGGCAAGTTGTCCGTATGAGCGAGTCTCACCATAGGGGATTGTCTCCAGTAAAGTCCAGACCCGTTTCTGAAATGCCGTTCCATGTGGATCAAGTTTAATTGAGAAGCGGGTAAGCTTTCCTGAGAAGTATGCATCAAGCTCGTGCGCAGCCGCCTCGAAAGGAATACCGGCCGGTTCGTAGTCCGATATCGCCCCGTATTCAATGTTTGTCAGACCAACAGACGAGAAAACTAGAGTCAAAGGGCCAAGCGGCGATTTAGGGATTACCCCGCATGTAGAGTTTTGTGGGACAATTAGCATGGGTAAAGCGTTTCAGGCCCCCTGAGTAATTATGATCAATAATATCATTTTTTAACGTAATGGAAACCTTTGTCCGTGAGACTGGCGACATGGTCCGCGTTTTGGAAATCAAGGCAGAGGCCTCGGATCTTGAAACAGATGTGCGGCTGGCGGTAAAAAAACAGCAGTCTGTGACTGTGCGACGCGGGTTTCGGCCAGGCCATGTTCCCCGCAAGATGATTCGGCGCATACACGCGAGCGAGATTGAGGATATCGTCGTTCAGGATCTAGTCAAGGAAGTGTTCGAGGATATAGTTATACGCAGTGATAAACATGACGTAGTTGGACGACCTCGTGAGATTTCCCGTGAATATAAGCTAGAAGAAGATTTGCACGTTCAAATTGAATTTTATGTGCTTCCCAAGATCGAATTGAAGGATTTCACAGAGCAGGTGCTTGAAGTTCCCGTCGCCGAGGTGACGGGTGATCTCGTTCAGTATTTAATTAAAATTCGGATGGCTCCACATCTGCCCATCAGATCACTTAATACGGATGAGAAAATTGGTGAGGCGGACTTGGGCATGTTTGACCGAATAACGTTCGAGTACGAAAATGTTGATCGCAAAACAGGACATGTTCTAATAGGAGCGGGGGACACGAAAACGAAGCAGTATTTTGACTATGCCACCGCTGTGCGTATGGGCCCGGAACATCTTGAGTTCGGAGAGACCTTCAAAGGGTACTCCGCTGGAGATGAATTTGTTATAGAAGACGATGAGAGCAATTCCGGATTGGTTCGGACGGATTCGAAAGAATCAAATCTACGGGTTAAGATTTTGGAGGCCGAGCGGTATGATTGGCCAGAAATTGACGATGAATGGGCCGCTAAAATCAGCGATGATTCAGTGAATTCACCGAAAGAATTAAATGGATGGGCACAGGAATATCTTGAGGATAGCTGCGAAAAAGCAAGTCGCAGAATGTTGGAGGGGCTCGTACAGAAGCGAATTTGTGAGCTACATCCCTTTTCCATTCCGGTAGAATTCCTAGAAGAGATCAACTCATTAGAACCTGGTGCTCTCCAGGAGACACCGACGGGCAAGCAACTTGCTGATATGATGAGAGAGCAAGTACGCTGGAATTTGTTACTCCCTGCCATTGAGGAGCGGCTTAATTCTACGTTGCCTGAGGAGTCCTCAGTCTCCGAATCTGCGAATGAGAATGCAGAGCAGGAAGGATCATCTGAAAAGAAAATTCTTGCTGAATTAGCGGAGCAGTTTAAGATTAAGCAGATCCCTGCCACCGAATGGCAGATGATGCGTATTGTAGCAGAGGAAAACCCTGTGAATAAGCCAACCCCAACAGACGGTGCCGATTAGATGGTAGATGATTTTGTCAAGTTTTCGA is part of the Rhodothermaceae bacterium genome and encodes:
- the carB gene encoding carbamoyl-phosphate synthase large subunit gives rise to the protein MPRRTDIHKILLIGSGPIVIGQACEFDYSGTQACRALRKEGYEVVLINSNPATIMTDPITADRIYMDELTADSIRRIVEKERPDAVLPTMGGQTGLNLADELQRQGYWEEQEVKVIGVDIDAIHITEDRQQFRDLMEQIGVDQARSRVAKSLLEAKEVIQSLGGLPVVIRPSFTLGGAGGGIIWSPRELERKIMRGLELSPVHEVLVEESVYGWKEFELELLRDRNDNVIIICTIENVDPMGVHTGDSVTVAPAQTLTDKQFQHMRDTAIRMMRSIGTFAGGCNVQFGINPVDGRMIAIEINPRVSRSSALASKATGYPIAKVAARLAVGYTLDELKNDVTQTTSACFEPAIDYVITKIPRWNFEKFEGVDEELTTQMKAVGEVMSIGRTFTESLQKAWQSLEIGYAGLGADREDPKRPHVRERLQKSYWDRTLQIRNAFIHGASMDEVYDITRVDYWFLQQIKMLVDLENETRQLRLQDLTAEKLLNLKRHGYSDVQIAWLVTDEVTEEEVRAHRLSLDIKSQFLLVDTCAGEFPAITPYFYSSYETESESVVSDQKKVVILGSGPNRIGQGIEFDYSCVHGVQAVQEMGYEAIMVNCNPETVSTDFDIADKLYFEPVFWERVLDIIEHEQPEGVIVQLGGQTALKLAGKLSERGIRIFGTPYDRMDLAENRGKFSDILKELEIPFPPYGMARTVYEAVRVAESIGYPILVRPSYVLGGQGMRIAINKEEVERYVTDIYKLLPDNEILLDLFLNNGIEVDVDAVRDADGEVWITGIMQHIEPAGVHSGDSTAVLPPHSLGETVLEEIRKYTIAIADRLEVLGLMNVQMVVQDESVYVIEANPRASRTVPFVAKATGIPVARIASKVILGAKLKEFRSKGMLDSKLKGYAIKEPVFSWSKFPEVRKELGPEMKSTGETIAFVDALTDRHFKRPYEMRNLYLSR
- a CDS encoding YebC/PmpR family DNA-binding transcriptional regulator, whose translation is MAGHNKWSKVKRQKAVTDSRRSKVWAVITRDIMVAAREGGKDPDMNARLALAIQKAKGKNMPKENIERAIKRGVGEIEGQDYKECTYEGYSAQGVAIMVDALTDNTNRTVAEVRSVFSKSGGNLAKSGSVAYLFDRKGLIQIRSDAIDELELFELAADSGAEDVEEDGNIFVVVTPVEAFETVQAKISAAEVEIEESRLVRAPMTTVQKSPDQVRQTEALVAKLEDLQDVQEVFTNLEV
- the ruvC gene encoding crossover junction endodeoxyribonuclease RuvC, with protein sequence MRILGIDPGSSQTGYGVIDADNRVHGYGVVALTGDHMLRIQTIYHEVTRLVTQLKPNTCAIEMPVYGSNPQAMLKLGRAQAAAMLAILNQGLSVAQYTPKTVKRSVTGNGNASKEQVAYMVSSLLKFEGLNEGVPHDASDALAVAFCHKERELTGKKSDQPRYSGWAAFVRENPDRVIEGK
- a CDS encoding ATP-binding cassette domain-containing protein gives rise to the protein MNSLVLQGVTKCFGKVTAAQDISFTASSGRILGLLGPNGAGKTTTIRMIANIFTPDEGTVTFGGREVGAWSQEKMGYLPEERGLYKKLKVNDQLRYLAALKGLGSQESASKVEYWLDRLGLTKWGARKAQDLSKGMQQKVQFIATVLADPQLLILDEPFSGLDPVNSELLREIIAEMKQQGRIILFASHRMEQVEQLCDDICLIANGRLVLSGGLREIKNSFKREKLVLEYEGEVPFLDAMQKSGEIQVLELRDDGCVLRISEDCNPRALLDRVLSVPDLALYRFELLQPSMNEIFIRTVGASDES
- a CDS encoding ABC transporter permease gives rise to the protein MSHKILVVTQSEFMRRVTSKTFILTTLLGPVLLGGFIAAMIAISVSTIEDSLNESFSTEPLRIGIADETGVLGTRIMEQGAGENTIVLIAPDSVEDAMINGEIDSYVHIPSEIITTNVQPVLHSMGGDRYGVRVTLSETIERSLKDFLLAQNNVAPDVRAILDRSVWVESVAYNEEREVREEAESDDAYLVLGGILGMLMYMGILIYGTLILYGAMEERTTRVVEVIVSSVRPFDLLMGKVLGIGLVGFAQMATWAVMLVGVTILAAPLIELFIDPAMYDLAADASTQELMAAADIPIPSISPAILIWFLLYFVGGYLLYGGLFAAVGTMVDSPQESQTLLLPLMMPIIISIVFMGTVIVDPHGSLAVGLSLFPLTSSVPMIVRIAIGGVPLWQILLSYGLLLGSFLASIWVSARIYRASLLMYGKKPSLKTVIGYLRTG
- a CDS encoding methylated-DNA--[protein]-cysteine S-methyltransferase — translated: MLIVPQNSTCGVIPKSPLGPLTLVFSSVGLTNIEYGAISDYEPAGIPFEAAAHELDAYFSGKLTRFSIKLDPHGTAFQKRVWTLLETIPYGETRSYGQLARLLGDVNLSRAVGRANGSNPIPIVYPCHRVIGANGHLTGYGGGIQRKETLLRLEARNTSPDLFSQFEDTRSPS